Proteins from a genomic interval of Archangium lipolyticum:
- a CDS encoding DegT/DnrJ/EryC1/StrS family aminotransferase, with amino-acid sequence METLMAIPSLPDFSPAQLLPRRGGRILFPFNRHGLELTYLGRNAVWRAARMLGLEGWEVIVPAYHHGVEVSALLHAGARLRFARVDASGRLDPDDVRSRVGPRTRAIYVIHYAGFPQPLDALLEIARGCGAFLIEDCALSLFSREGVYPLGSRGDAAIFCFYKTLPVPHGGGLLLREAHTDRLPDPVPPPLLPALSHMAGSVLVGAERRFLRPGRWLRAVTKTFTGHVRARARLEDIPVGTQAFEPEAVHLGMSPVVARALASVDAEQVVRRRRANWLLLHERIGRPERATWSSLPPGVCPLFYALEVDDKARALRLLWSRGIQAVDFWRSGHPAASGERFPEVEALRQRVVELPCHQALGPEELEHVAKVAREALKA; translated from the coding sequence ATGGAAACGTTGATGGCCATTCCGTCGCTGCCAGACTTCAGCCCGGCGCAGCTGCTGCCGCGCCGGGGCGGCAGGATCCTCTTTCCCTTCAACAGGCATGGGCTCGAGCTGACCTACCTCGGCCGCAACGCTGTCTGGCGGGCGGCCAGGATGCTGGGGCTCGAGGGGTGGGAGGTCATCGTCCCGGCGTACCACCATGGCGTGGAAGTCTCGGCCCTGCTCCACGCGGGAGCGCGGCTCCGGTTCGCGCGCGTGGATGCCTCGGGGAGGCTGGACCCGGACGATGTCCGCTCGCGCGTGGGGCCTCGCACGCGCGCCATCTATGTCATCCATTACGCGGGTTTCCCCCAGCCTCTCGATGCGCTGCTGGAGATCGCCCGCGGATGTGGCGCCTTCCTGATCGAGGATTGTGCGCTGTCCCTCTTCTCCCGCGAGGGCGTGTACCCACTGGGAAGCCGGGGCGATGCCGCCATCTTCTGCTTCTACAAGACGCTCCCCGTGCCTCATGGCGGAGGTCTGCTCCTGCGGGAGGCTCACACGGACCGGCTCCCGGACCCGGTGCCTCCTCCGCTCCTGCCGGCGCTCTCGCACATGGCGGGCTCGGTGTTGGTGGGCGCCGAGCGCCGGTTCCTGCGTCCGGGCAGGTGGCTGCGCGCGGTGACGAAGACCTTCACCGGGCATGTCCGGGCCCGGGCCCGGCTCGAGGACATTCCGGTGGGGACCCAGGCTTTCGAGCCGGAAGCGGTTCATCTCGGGATGAGCCCCGTCGTTGCCCGGGCGCTCGCGTCCGTGGACGCGGAGCAGGTGGTGCGCCGCCGCCGCGCCAACTGGCTCCTCCTGCACGAGCGGATCGGCAGGCCCGAGCGGGCGACGTGGTCCTCGCTGCCGCCAGGGGTGTGTCCGCTCTTCTATGCCCTGGAGGTGGATGACAAGGCTCGCGCCCTGCGCCTGCTGTGGTCTCGCGGCATCCAGGCGGTCGACTTCTGGAGGTCCGGTCATCCCGCGGCCTCGGGCGAGCGCTTCCCCGAGGTGGAGGCACTGCGCCAGCGGGTGGTGGAGCTTCCCTGTCATCAGGCGCTCGGCCCCGAGGAGCTCGAGCATGTGGCGAAGGTGGCGCGGGAGGCGCTGAAGGCATGA
- the larB gene encoding nickel pincer cofactor biosynthesis protein LarB: protein MDEKTLTRLLEQVKGGKVSVDDAVGRLKDLPFAELGYATLDTHRSLRFGFPEVVLGEPKTAEQVLGIVGKLVERKQTVLVTRLQPEKAEALLAAFPKGQYHDVARIFHLRQGKPKAGTVAVVTAGTSDIPVAEEAAVTAEAMGATVKRVYDVGVAGIHRLLRRREEIQDAHAAVVVAGMEGALASALGGLVGIPVVAVPTSVGYGANFGGVSALLAMINSCASNVATMNIDNGFGGGFYAALISRTKGRR from the coding sequence ATGGACGAGAAGACGCTCACCCGACTGCTCGAGCAGGTGAAGGGCGGCAAGGTCTCCGTGGATGATGCCGTGGGACGGCTCAAGGACCTGCCCTTCGCCGAGCTTGGCTATGCCACCCTGGACACCCACCGCAGCCTGCGCTTCGGCTTCCCGGAGGTGGTCCTGGGTGAGCCGAAGACAGCGGAGCAGGTGCTGGGCATCGTGGGCAAGCTGGTGGAGCGCAAGCAGACGGTGCTGGTGACGCGGTTGCAGCCGGAGAAGGCCGAGGCGTTGCTGGCGGCCTTCCCCAAGGGCCAGTACCACGACGTGGCGCGCATCTTCCATCTGAGGCAGGGCAAGCCGAAGGCGGGCACGGTGGCGGTGGTGACGGCGGGCACCAGTGACATCCCCGTGGCGGAAGAGGCAGCCGTCACGGCGGAGGCCATGGGGGCCACGGTGAAGCGCGTGTACGACGTGGGCGTGGCGGGCATCCATCGGTTGCTGCGCAGGCGCGAGGAGATTCAAGACGCGCACGCGGCGGTGGTGGTGGCGGGAATGGAGGGGGCGCTGGCGAGCGCGTTGGGCGGGCTGGTGGGCATCCCGGTGGTGGCGGTGCCGACGTCGGTGGGGTATGGGGCCAACTTCGGAGGCGTGTCCGCGCTGCTGGCGATGATCAACTCGTGCGCGTCCAACGTGGCCACGATGAACATCGACAACGGCTTCGGCGGTGGCTTCTACGCGGCACTCATCTCGCGGACCAAGGGCCGGCGCTGA
- a CDS encoding ABC transporter permease — MFAREVRILFGKEWCQLLRSRGAMLTALLLPVLLLVIIPGVQMLGLKSGAMKPVNLPPGVELPPGLRELAEDPVAMMRAMLVPFIALGGLIVPSATASYILITERESRTLELLVALPVRVGQILLAKLLALLALASAVTLVLFTVDAALILGLRVGSPGFVLALLLELLTSLAFSTTSALLVSLLARDFRTANNINGLFIGPIILVCFLAMVAVPGPTLTALLLSALFTVGAAVATFVALRVITFERLLR; from the coding sequence ATGTTCGCGCGTGAGGTGCGGATCCTCTTCGGCAAGGAGTGGTGTCAGTTGTTGCGCAGCCGGGGCGCCATGCTGACGGCGCTGCTGCTGCCCGTGCTGCTGCTGGTCATCATCCCAGGCGTGCAGATGCTCGGGCTGAAGAGTGGAGCCATGAAGCCGGTGAACCTTCCGCCCGGCGTGGAGCTGCCCCCGGGTCTCCGTGAGCTCGCGGAGGACCCCGTGGCCATGATGCGGGCCATGCTGGTTCCGTTCATCGCGCTCGGCGGGCTCATCGTGCCCTCGGCGACGGCCAGCTACATCCTCATCACCGAGCGCGAGTCGCGCACGCTCGAGCTGCTGGTGGCGCTCCCGGTGCGCGTGGGGCAGATCCTCCTCGCCAAGCTGCTGGCCCTGCTCGCGCTGGCCTCGGCCGTCACCCTGGTCCTCTTCACCGTCGACGCGGCGCTCATCCTCGGGCTGCGCGTGGGCTCGCCCGGCTTCGTGCTGGCGCTCCTGCTGGAGCTGCTGACGTCGCTGGCCTTCTCCACCACCAGTGCGCTGCTCGTCAGCCTGCTGGCGCGCGATTTCCGCACGGCCAACAACATCAATGGGCTGTTCATCGGCCCCATCATCCTCGTCTGCTTCCTCGCCATGGTGGCGGTACCGGGCCCCACCCTCACCGCGCTGCTGCTCTCCGCGCTGTTCACCGTGGGCGCGGCGGTGGCCACCTTCGTGGCGTTGAGGGTCATCACCTTCGAGCGGCTGCTGCGCTGA
- a CDS encoding GNAT family N-acetyltransferase has translation MNGRWTVDIVRDTRGFLALRDEWRRLCGSGRARVFNTWEWLFGWHLHFGRERRLFILTARDEAGGLAGVLPLSIEEQRWGGARLRWLRFLGDEGVGSDYLDAILRPGDEAALTEALVDALARTWREWDILELADMEETSPTVALLRALCGAQGWQLESTGRNRCPYEAFEVGESFDSLLARVARADNFLRRRKWLERQKGFAITKAEDPEALALALPEFFRLHALRWGGRSSLDAPDVQEFHRAVVPLLSAEGKVRIYLLSVEGRAVASVYALLHGRTFSYYNAGYDPEWKARSVGLVLVGETFRDALAEGFSEYDFLRGVEAYKSDWTRGLRTTVRLRITRPASLGDWVVRAQALERTARGVLRDALPEEMLTRLRRLRQRGLEEASAR, from the coding sequence ATGAACGGCCGCTGGACGGTGGACATCGTGCGGGACACGCGGGGCTTCCTGGCGCTCCGGGACGAGTGGCGGCGCTTGTGCGGGTCCGGCCGGGCGCGCGTCTTCAATACCTGGGAGTGGCTCTTCGGCTGGCATCTCCACTTCGGGCGGGAGCGGAGGCTCTTCATCCTCACGGCGCGGGACGAGGCGGGCGGGCTCGCTGGAGTGCTGCCGCTCTCCATCGAGGAGCAGCGGTGGGGCGGCGCCCGCCTCCGGTGGCTCCGGTTCCTGGGGGATGAGGGCGTGGGGAGCGACTACCTCGATGCCATCCTCCGGCCCGGGGACGAGGCGGCCCTGACCGAGGCGTTGGTGGATGCGCTCGCGAGGACCTGGCGCGAGTGGGACATCCTGGAGCTGGCTGACATGGAGGAGACGTCCCCCACCGTGGCGCTCCTGCGCGCGCTCTGCGGGGCCCAGGGGTGGCAGCTCGAGAGCACCGGGCGGAACCGCTGTCCGTACGAGGCCTTCGAGGTGGGTGAGAGCTTCGACTCCCTGCTGGCGCGCGTCGCCCGGGCCGACAACTTCCTGCGCCGCCGCAAGTGGCTCGAGCGGCAGAAGGGCTTCGCCATCACGAAGGCGGAGGACCCCGAGGCGCTCGCCCTCGCGCTGCCCGAGTTCTTCCGGTTGCACGCCCTGCGGTGGGGAGGGCGCAGCTCGCTCGATGCGCCGGACGTCCAGGAGTTCCACCGCGCGGTGGTGCCGCTCCTGTCGGCGGAGGGAAAGGTCCGCATCTACCTCCTGTCCGTGGAGGGCAGGGCGGTGGCGTCGGTCTACGCCCTGCTGCACGGGCGCACCTTCAGTTATTACAACGCGGGATACGACCCCGAGTGGAAGGCGCGGAGCGTGGGGCTCGTCCTCGTGGGCGAGACGTTCCGCGATGCGCTGGCCGAGGGGTTCTCCGAGTACGACTTCCTGCGCGGCGTCGAGGCGTACAAGTCGGATTGGACTCGGGGACTCCGGACGACGGTGCGCCTGCGTATCACCCGGCCGGCGAGTCTCGGCGACTGGGTCGTGCGTGCCCAGGCGCTGGAGCGCACGGCCCGAGGCGTGCTCCGGGATGCGCTCCCAGAGGAGATGCTCACTCGCCTGCGGCGGTTGCGGCAGCGGGGTCTGGAGGAGGCATCGGCGAGGTGA
- the larC gene encoding nickel pincer cofactor biosynthesis protein LarC, which translates to MRKILYLEPVGGIAGDMFLAAGVDLGVTPEAIAQALSGLKVPGWKLSVSRAVRHAISGTHLDVVLDEREAHPHRAYSDIRQLIEAAPTLSPKAKERALAVFRAIGEAEAKVHGVSIDAIHFHEVGAVDSIVDICGAAVVLDLLGDPEVYAAPPPLGSGTIRVAHGNMPIPVPATLELLKDVPVRFEGVGELTTPTGAALLKVLARIGQPLPTDFIVERIGYGVGTKDFRDRPNVLRASMGRAEARTEGLWVLEANLDDSTPQLLGYLLEHLLGKGALDAWVVPATMKKARPGHVLSVLVDGGAKETVVDTLMRESTTLGVRSYPVERRALERDWVEVETPWGQVRVKRGLRNGEVLNAHPEFEDCRKLAEAAGVPLKQVMAAALAALGSGR; encoded by the coding sequence GTGCGCAAGATTCTCTACCTGGAGCCGGTGGGCGGCATCGCCGGGGACATGTTCCTGGCGGCGGGCGTGGACCTGGGCGTGACGCCGGAGGCCATCGCGCAGGCGCTGAGCGGGCTGAAGGTGCCGGGCTGGAAGCTGTCGGTGAGCCGGGCGGTGCGGCACGCCATCAGCGGCACGCACCTGGACGTGGTGCTGGACGAGCGCGAGGCCCACCCGCACCGGGCGTACTCGGACATCCGCCAGCTCATCGAGGCGGCACCCACCCTCTCTCCCAAGGCGAAGGAGCGGGCCCTCGCGGTGTTCCGCGCCATCGGGGAAGCGGAGGCGAAGGTGCACGGGGTGTCCATCGACGCCATCCACTTCCACGAGGTGGGGGCGGTGGATTCCATCGTGGACATCTGCGGTGCGGCGGTGGTGCTGGACCTGTTGGGAGACCCGGAGGTGTACGCGGCGCCTCCGCCGCTGGGGAGCGGCACCATCCGGGTGGCGCACGGAAACATGCCCATCCCCGTGCCGGCCACGCTGGAGCTACTCAAGGACGTGCCGGTGCGCTTCGAGGGCGTGGGCGAGCTGACGACGCCCACGGGCGCGGCGCTGCTGAAGGTGCTGGCGCGGATCGGCCAGCCGCTGCCGACGGACTTCATCGTGGAGCGCATCGGCTACGGCGTGGGGACGAAGGACTTCCGGGACCGGCCCAACGTGCTGCGCGCGTCCATGGGGCGGGCCGAGGCGCGGACCGAGGGACTCTGGGTGCTGGAGGCGAACCTGGACGACAGCACGCCGCAGCTGCTCGGCTATCTCCTCGAGCACCTGCTGGGCAAGGGAGCGCTGGACGCCTGGGTGGTGCCCGCGACGATGAAGAAGGCGCGGCCGGGGCACGTGCTGAGCGTGCTGGTGGACGGGGGCGCGAAGGAGACGGTCGTGGACACGCTGATGCGCGAGTCCACCACACTCGGGGTGCGCTCCTACCCGGTGGAGCGGAGGGCGCTGGAGCGGGATTGGGTGGAGGTGGAGACGCCGTGGGGCCAGGTGCGCGTGAAGCGCGGCCTGCGCAACGGCGAGGTGCTCAACGCCCACCCCGAGTTCGAGGACTGCCGCAAGCTGGCCGAGGCGGCTGGAGTGCCGCTCAAGCAGGTGATGGCGGCCGCGCTGGCGGCGCTCGGCTCGGGGCGGTGA
- a CDS encoding histone deacetylase family protein produces the protein MKVVHSPLHARHDGGKELHRGELVPCFEMPVRVDYILKAVERVGFEVHEPRPFAPESLLRVHDAGFVEFLRTAHDEWRAAGKEGFMLPSGFPARALRRDHIPSGINGKMGYYAFDASTPIVEGTWEAAFAAARCALTAAAWVAEGDKSAYALCRPPGHHAGYSVYGGYCFLNNAALAAQHLRDKGFARVAVLDVDYHHGNGTQDIFWERSDVLFVSIHGTPETEYPYFLGYADERGGGAGEGYTRNFPLPRGTTWTEYSSALGAAMDVLGGFSPDALVVSLGVDTYEGDPISAFKLSTHHYPLMGQRLAALKVPTVFVQEGGYAVEDIGTNVTGVLEGFLGKG, from the coding sequence GTGAAAGTCGTCCATTCCCCGCTGCACGCTCGCCACGATGGTGGCAAGGAACTGCACCGCGGCGAGCTGGTGCCGTGCTTCGAGATGCCGGTGCGCGTGGACTACATCCTGAAGGCGGTGGAGCGCGTGGGGTTCGAGGTACACGAGCCGCGCCCCTTCGCACCGGAGTCGCTCCTGCGAGTCCATGACGCCGGGTTCGTCGAGTTCCTGCGCACCGCCCATGACGAGTGGCGGGCGGCTGGCAAGGAAGGCTTCATGCTGCCGAGCGGCTTTCCGGCCCGCGCCCTGCGCCGTGACCACATCCCGTCCGGCATCAACGGCAAGATGGGCTACTACGCCTTCGACGCCAGCACGCCCATCGTCGAGGGCACCTGGGAGGCCGCCTTCGCCGCCGCCCGGTGCGCCCTGACCGCCGCCGCGTGGGTCGCCGAGGGCGACAAGAGCGCCTACGCCCTGTGCCGTCCGCCCGGACACCACGCCGGGTACTCCGTCTACGGCGGCTACTGCTTCCTCAACAACGCCGCCCTGGCGGCGCAGCACCTGCGCGACAAGGGGTTCGCCCGGGTGGCGGTGCTGGACGTGGACTACCACCACGGCAATGGCACCCAGGACATCTTCTGGGAGCGCTCGGACGTGTTGTTCGTGTCCATCCACGGCACCCCGGAGACCGAGTACCCGTACTTCCTCGGCTATGCCGACGAGCGCGGGGGCGGGGCAGGCGAGGGCTACACCCGCAACTTTCCGCTGCCGCGCGGCACCACCTGGACGGAGTACAGCTCCGCGCTGGGAGCGGCGATGGATGTCCTCGGCGGGTTCTCGCCCGATGCTCTGGTGGTGTCGCTCGGCGTCGATACCTATGAGGGCGATCCGATCAGCGCCTTCAAGCTCTCCACCCACCACTACCCGCTGATGGGCCAGCGCCTGGCCGCGCTGAAGGTGCCGACGGTGTTCGTGCAGGAAGGCGGCTATGCCGTCGAGGACATCGGCACGAATGTCACTGGAGTGCTGGAGGGATTCCTCGGCAAGGGCTGA
- a CDS encoding polysaccharide deacetylase family protein, with amino-acid sequence MIPLVRRNQVALERPRNQVDLERLVLRARSGIEQRWTSWLARGVKTLSFYGGFSVSRPLGEGEALILFYHKVQRRPVGVWGEPVLDVREFERHALFLAREYQPVPLSELVAGLAGRARLPRRALALTFDDGYRNNLYLVAPILARHGIPATVFVTTGLIGTSGWMWAYELEELFSRYPADQVCRASGDPAILRLGSLGLSPRVLMMACVEYLKELPHAMMLGIVERVRAAFPVPVNDENRFLSWDEVRELSRQGFEIGAHTEKHPILTRLPLAEVERELVACRDTLEEKLGVRPTLFSYPNGATDPGVTELVGRYFEAAVTTRSGICSRASGLLELPRIGAPVSVSELAFELTWNALRPEVARPVLDR; translated from the coding sequence GTGATCCCGTTGGTCAGACGGAATCAGGTCGCCCTGGAGAGACCCAGGAACCAGGTCGATCTGGAGCGGCTGGTGTTGCGCGCACGCAGTGGCATCGAGCAGCGCTGGACATCCTGGCTGGCCAGGGGCGTGAAGACGCTCTCGTTCTATGGAGGCTTCTCCGTCTCCAGGCCGTTGGGAGAGGGCGAGGCGCTCATCCTCTTCTACCACAAGGTCCAGAGGCGGCCGGTGGGGGTCTGGGGCGAGCCGGTGCTCGACGTCCGGGAGTTCGAGCGCCATGCGCTCTTCCTGGCGCGCGAGTACCAGCCGGTGCCCCTGTCCGAGCTCGTCGCGGGGCTCGCGGGACGGGCGAGGTTGCCCCGCAGGGCCCTGGCGCTGACCTTCGATGATGGCTACCGCAACAACCTCTACCTCGTCGCGCCCATCCTCGCGCGCCACGGAATCCCAGCCACCGTCTTCGTCACCACGGGGCTGATCGGCACCTCGGGCTGGATGTGGGCCTATGAGCTGGAGGAGCTCTTCTCCCGCTACCCGGCCGACCAGGTGTGCCGCGCGAGTGGAGACCCGGCCATCCTGCGGCTCGGCTCGCTCGGCTTGAGTCCGCGCGTCCTGATGATGGCGTGCGTCGAGTACCTCAAGGAGCTGCCGCACGCGATGATGCTCGGCATCGTGGAGCGGGTGCGCGCGGCGTTCCCCGTCCCGGTGAACGATGAGAACCGTTTCCTCTCCTGGGACGAGGTGCGGGAGCTGTCGCGCCAGGGGTTCGAGATTGGCGCCCACACGGAGAAACACCCCATCCTCACGCGGCTTCCGCTCGCCGAGGTGGAGCGGGAGCTCGTGGCCTGTCGCGACACCCTCGAGGAGAAGCTGGGCGTGCGTCCGACGCTCTTCTCCTATCCCAATGGGGCCACGGACCCCGGGGTGACGGAGCTCGTGGGCCGCTACTTCGAGGCGGCGGTCACCACGCGGTCGGGAATCTGCTCGCGGGCGAGTGGGCTCCTCGAGCTTCCGCGCATCGGGGCGCCCGTTTCCGTGTCGGAGCTGGCCTTCGAGCTGACCTGGAATGCCTTGCGGCCAGAGGTGGCGAGGCCCGTGCTGGACCGGTAG
- a CDS encoding ABC transporter ATP-binding protein has translation MTEKVHVPLEVSEVTKVYPGGIQALDQVSFRIALGERACLLGPNGAGKTTLIRLLTGALRPSSGRVSLFGLGVEDPDFLQAKRRVGIVPQSPGMYRDLTVDDYLQLVRDLYGSGNIAEVVEAFGLASFRSRRMAELSGGMQRRLSMAAALVSSPEVLLLDEPTVGLDPVATREVHTFLRKVMPGRTVLLCTHNLAEAEALCESAVILRQGRVLLHERIATLRQRIQPVLVLRAAQGPERLFQALSARGNSPTREEDAVRVHVADAVAQAPELLRGLLAEGIDVYECRVVTPSLEDLFLDVVGANDVRA, from the coding sequence TTGACGGAGAAGGTTCACGTTCCCCTGGAGGTCTCCGAGGTCACCAAGGTGTATCCCGGAGGCATTCAGGCGCTCGATCAGGTCAGCTTCAGGATCGCCCTCGGCGAGCGGGCCTGTCTGCTCGGTCCCAATGGCGCGGGGAAGACGACCCTCATCCGCCTGCTCACCGGCGCCCTCCGGCCCTCGTCCGGACGGGTGAGTCTCTTTGGTCTCGGCGTCGAGGACCCCGACTTCCTCCAGGCCAAGCGGCGTGTGGGCATCGTCCCCCAGTCCCCGGGCATGTACCGGGACCTCACGGTGGATGACTACCTCCAGCTGGTGCGCGACCTGTACGGCAGCGGGAACATCGCCGAGGTGGTGGAGGCTTTTGGTCTGGCCTCCTTCCGCTCGCGGCGGATGGCGGAGTTGTCTGGGGGCATGCAGCGCCGGTTGTCCATGGCCGCCGCGCTCGTCTCCTCGCCGGAGGTGCTGCTGCTGGACGAGCCCACGGTGGGGTTGGATCCCGTCGCCACACGCGAGGTGCACACCTTCCTGCGCAAGGTGATGCCCGGCCGCACGGTGCTGCTGTGCACGCACAACCTCGCCGAGGCCGAGGCCCTCTGTGAGAGCGCCGTCATCCTCCGCCAGGGCCGGGTGCTGCTGCACGAGCGCATCGCCACCCTGCGTCAGCGCATCCAGCCCGTGCTCGTGCTGCGCGCCGCCCAGGGCCCCGAGCGGTTGTTCCAGGCTCTCTCCGCCCGGGGCAACTCGCCCACTCGCGAGGAGGACGCCGTGCGCGTGCACGTGGCGGACGCGGTGGCCCAGGCGCCCGAGCTGCTGCGCGGGCTGCTCGCCGAGGGTATCGATGTCTACGAGTGCCGGGTGGTGACGCCGAGCCTCGAGGACCTCTTCCTGGATGTCGTGGGGGCCAACGATGTTCGCGCGTGA
- a CDS encoding cereblon family protein, producing MRVYLPFIRAMNPSRWPRQSPETRRLKGTPTVPTGNTPASQAKEDTESRAPETPLCCARCGHVITRERDRTTVNGRHTHTRVNPSGFVFHFGCFARAEGCLVIGPPTAEASWFPGFVWEYARCAACKTHLGWAFHGESDFLALILDKLTAPS from the coding sequence GTGAGGGTCTACCTTCCGTTCATCCGAGCCATGAATCCGTCCCGCTGGCCAAGGCAGTCCCCTGAAACACGGCGGCTCAAGGGAACGCCGACCGTTCCCACCGGGAACACGCCCGCCAGCCAGGCGAAGGAAGACACCGAGTCCCGGGCCCCGGAAACACCGCTGTGCTGCGCGCGCTGCGGCCACGTCATCACTCGCGAGCGGGACCGCACCACCGTCAACGGCCGGCACACGCACACGCGCGTGAACCCATCCGGGTTCGTCTTCCACTTCGGCTGCTTCGCGAGGGCCGAGGGCTGCCTCGTCATCGGCCCGCCCACCGCGGAGGCGAGCTGGTTCCCGGGCTTCGTCTGGGAGTACGCCAGGTGCGCCGCCTGCAAGACGCACCTGGGCTGGGCCTTCCACGGCGAGAGCGACTTCCTCGCCCTCATCCTGGACAAGCTCACCGCGCCGAGCTGA